One window from the genome of Terriglobales bacterium encodes:
- a CDS encoding CoA transferase, which yields MATNGNPKLPSWPAVPILKPEEVYAGLSDQAKDYPLFLESIVRQEHNFEKPEALADIRVLDCSTRMMIGHWCSSQLAELGAEVIQVEPPGGDPLRQLTPFGRREYMFKDKETGEEVGAQFLHEMRNKLSVTLNLEAEEGREILKQLVVHADVLIENAPPGQFDAWGIGYRQLKEINPRLVYCWVGQRGQWGPLKDKEGMVEPTAQASCGFVHGTGDPKEFGGTPMRSALWMADHVGGTTAAMGILAAIHYRNTVSGEGQFVEATSAEAIIRILDYSWVWHSMDGSIRPRFGNWDLAINIYAVNPCKDGYMMVGGGHDRLWYRIWRVVGDEYPKVEDDILGDPHLREVADRLAYNQQVKTYTMLCEWLKDNSRSEAERKLSKQQVASGGVLYVNEVAEYPHFKYRGHVAEYESPHYGKILYGTTPFLQHRTPGRLKWLGRPTGYDNQDVYRRLLGFTREDFKRLEAVTATAGEDEEEL from the coding sequence ATGGCAACAAACGGTAACCCCAAACTGCCGTCGTGGCCGGCGGTACCCATTCTCAAGCCCGAGGAGGTCTACGCCGGGCTCAGTGACCAGGCCAAGGACTACCCTCTGTTCCTGGAATCCATTGTCCGCCAGGAGCACAACTTCGAAAAGCCCGAGGCCCTGGCCGACATCCGCGTGCTCGACTGCAGCACCCGCATGATGATCGGCCACTGGTGCTCCTCACAACTCGCTGAACTCGGCGCCGAAGTCATCCAGGTCGAACCCCCGGGCGGCGATCCCTTGCGCCAGCTCACTCCCTTCGGCCGCCGGGAATACATGTTCAAGGATAAGGAGACGGGCGAGGAAGTCGGCGCCCAGTTCCTGCACGAGATGCGCAACAAGCTCTCCGTGACCCTGAACCTGGAAGCGGAAGAAGGACGCGAGATCCTGAAGCAGTTGGTGGTGCATGCCGACGTGCTGATCGAGAACGCGCCCCCGGGACAGTTCGATGCCTGGGGCATCGGCTACCGGCAACTCAAGGAGATCAACCCCCGCCTGGTGTACTGCTGGGTGGGACAGCGCGGCCAGTGGGGCCCGCTGAAGGACAAGGAAGGCATGGTGGAGCCGACCGCACAGGCATCCTGCGGCTTCGTCCATGGCACCGGCGATCCCAAGGAGTTCGGCGGCACACCCATGCGTTCCGCCCTGTGGATGGCGGACCACGTCGGTGGCACCACCGCGGCCATGGGCATCCTGGCGGCCATTCATTACCGCAACACCGTGTCGGGCGAGGGCCAGTTCGTCGAGGCCACCTCAGCTGAAGCCATCATCCGCATCCTGGACTACAGTTGGGTGTGGCATTCGATGGACGGCAGCATCCGCCCTCGCTTCGGCAATTGGGACCTGGCGATCAACATCTACGCCGTCAATCCCTGCAAGGACGGCTACATGATGGTGGGCGGCGGCCACGATCGCCTGTGGTATCGCATCTGGCGGGTAGTGGGGGACGAGTACCCCAAGGTCGAGGACGACATCCTCGGCGATCCGCACCTGCGCGAAGTGGCCGATCGTCTGGCCTACAACCAGCAGGTCAAGACCTACACCATGCTGTGCGAGTGGCTGAAGGACAACTCCCGCTCCGAGGCGGAGCGCAAGCTGTCCAAGCAGCAGGTCGCCTCCGGTGGTGTGCTCTACGTCAACGAAGTGGCCGAGTACCCGCACTTCAAGTACCGCGGGCACGTGGCCGAATACGAGTCCCCGCACTACGGCAAGATCCTCTACGGCACCACTCCCTTCCTGCAGCACCGGACACCGGGGCGGCTGAAGTGGCTGGGGCGTCCGACCGGGTACGACAACCAGGATGTGTATCGTCGGTTGCTCGGCTTCACCCGCGAGGATTTCAAGCGCCTGGAAGCCGTCACCGCGACGGCCGGGGAAGATGAGGAGGAACTCTGA
- a CDS encoding CoA transferase, which produces MAKGNGSANRAANTESFEEFCRKTFNPKSEFSKPEALKGIRVLSCTQYILGPSCASYFAELGAEVIKIEAPRRGEAMRHTTPFNEPFLYPLSKFIPERGTGLGFVGANPNEYFISVDFHRPEGQAIVKKLAAKADVFVENYRPGTFDRWGIGYRQLSQINPRLIYCWLGGFGGWGPGRVRASYDILGQAQGGNFGMTGKQEMFGGAPAKHTIWLADYWGGMMGATQVLAALHYREKTGQGTFTEYSQVHGVTRQLEYALPLYGRHGITRERWGNWDTQLCVHGIIKCGKSSYPKSENPQESEEGFILVSAYTDGDFAKLCKTINDGNLATKYAKKAERVKAKSQVEIYPVLEKWAADKTKEEVAAILDKAGINNQPVFNAKEVANHPHWVERGAVRWLDDPIYGDIMHQGPAYKLSATPPRLKWALKPVGADNDYVLGKLCGIGPDELKRLEDAETI; this is translated from the coding sequence ATGGCAAAAGGAAATGGATCTGCCAATCGTGCGGCGAATACGGAAAGCTTCGAGGAGTTTTGCCGCAAGACGTTCAACCCCAAATCAGAGTTCTCCAAGCCGGAAGCGCTGAAGGGGATCCGCGTGCTCTCCTGCACGCAGTACATCCTGGGACCCTCCTGCGCTTCGTACTTCGCCGAGCTGGGCGCCGAGGTCATCAAGATCGAAGCCCCGCGGCGTGGCGAAGCCATGCGGCACACCACGCCTTTCAATGAGCCCTTCCTCTATCCGCTCTCCAAGTTCATCCCGGAGCGCGGCACCGGACTGGGCTTCGTGGGGGCGAACCCCAACGAGTACTTCATCTCGGTGGATTTCCACCGGCCTGAGGGCCAGGCGATCGTCAAGAAACTGGCCGCCAAGGCCGATGTCTTCGTCGAGAACTACCGTCCCGGCACCTTCGACCGCTGGGGCATCGGTTACCGCCAGCTCAGCCAGATCAACCCCCGGTTGATCTACTGCTGGCTGGGCGGGTTCGGGGGATGGGGTCCGGGGCGCGTGCGCGCCTCGTACGACATCCTTGGACAGGCCCAGGGCGGTAACTTCGGCATGACCGGCAAGCAGGAGATGTTCGGTGGCGCGCCGGCCAAGCACACCATCTGGCTGGCCGATTACTGGGGCGGCATGATGGGCGCTACCCAGGTTCTGGCGGCGCTCCACTACCGCGAGAAGACCGGCCAGGGCACGTTCACGGAGTACTCGCAGGTGCACGGCGTCACCCGGCAGTTGGAGTATGCGCTCCCGCTGTACGGGCGGCACGGCATCACCCGCGAGCGCTGGGGCAACTGGGACACCCAGTTGTGCGTGCACGGGATCATCAAGTGCGGCAAATCCTCGTACCCCAAGTCGGAGAACCCGCAAGAGTCCGAGGAAGGCTTCATCCTGGTCAGCGCTTACACTGACGGGGATTTCGCCAAGCTGTGCAAGACGATCAACGACGGCAACTTGGCGACCAAGTACGCCAAGAAGGCCGAGCGTGTGAAGGCCAAGAGCCAGGTCGAGATCTACCCGGTGCTGGAGAAGTGGGCGGCGGACAAGACCAAGGAAGAGGTCGCGGCCATTCTGGACAAGGCCGGGATCAACAACCAGCCGGTCTTTAACGCCAAGGAAGTCGCCAACCATCCGCACTGGGTCGAGCGCGGCGCGGTCCGCTGGCTCGACGATCCGATCTATGGTGACATCATGCACCAGGGCCCGGCGTACAAGCTGTCGGCCACTCCACCCCGCCTGAAGTGGGCGTTGAAACCGGTGGGCGCCGATAACGATTACGTCCTCGGCAAGCTCTGCGGCATCGGCCCGGACGAACTGAAACGTCTCGAAGACGCGGAAACCATCTAG